The DNA sequence TCCGATTACATCAAGGCCAGCGTCGGCCCCAAGGCCGCGATCAGCGACCTGACCCATATCGCGCAGACCGTGGGCCGGTACGGCCCGCTGCTGCCACGGATGATCGAGCAGGCCCTGTGGGAACGCGCCCACCCCGAGGAGGCGCGCCTGACCCTGATCCAGCCGCGCAGTTCCGGGACGCTGCTGCTGGTCGCGATCCTGGCGCTGGCGGCGGGGGCGGGGATCGGCCTGTCGCTGTAGGGCGCGCCGGTCAGAAACAGATGATCTCGGCCTCGGCCTCGGCGCGGCGCAGGGTGGCCACGGTCTCGGTCAGGGCGGCCATGCCGCGGAACATGCCGGACCGCTCTCCGGTGGTCTGGCGCATCCGCAGGATGGTTTCCGCGCCGACGTAATCGGCATAGGGCAGCACCTCGGCGATGCGGTCGATCGCGCAGGAACAGCGGTCCAGCATGTCGCGTGTCTGCCCGTTGGTCGCCATGCAGGCAAAGGCGTATTCGACCCGCGCATTGGTCGGATAATCGTTCACCGCCTGCGCCGATGCCGGGGCCGCCGTCAGGGCCAGCGCCAGCGCACAGGCGCCTGCGCGGATCATTGCAGAACCAGTTCGTTGCGATAACCCGCCGCGGCATCGGTTTCGGCGCGCAGCTCGCGGATGGGTTCGTCCGGCGCGGTCATCACGAAGGTCAGCGTCAGAGTCTGGAAGCCGTGCATGCGTTCTGCATTCTTGTCCGCGATGAAGGGCTGAAAGCTGGCCGTGATGCCGCCGTCGGTGGTCGTGACCTCTCCGCCCCGGAACAGCGCCTCCTTCATGCGGTTGCGGATATAGAAAGGGCTGCCTCCGGTCAGCGCGGCCATGTCGCGGGTCGTCTGTTCCAGAAAGAAGGTCAGGACCGGATCACCCGAAGAGATCGGGAACGGCCCGATCGTGCGGTCGATCGGCCCGGCCTTCTGGGTCAGTTCCAGGATCGGCTGCTGATCGCTGGGGTCGATGTCCTGGGACAGGGTGATGCGGCCGTCCTCGGTCGGACGGAACCCTTCGGCCATAGGGCCCGTGACGGTCATCTGCCATTCCAGCGTCCTGTCGCCCAGATCCCAGGGCCCCCGCTCGGCAAAGACCGCGTCGCCGGCCTCGGCCGCGATCAGGGGCAGGGGGGCAAGCCCCAGCATCAGGGCAAGTGCAAAGGCGCGGGTCATGGTCGTCCTCCCAAACGTTGGGGCATGATGGGCGCGGGACGGGCGGCGGCGCAAGCCCCGGCGGCGGCCGCATCCCCCCTTGGTCTTAGGCCAGAAGACGCCCCAGAATCTCGGCCAGGTCTGGCGGGCTGACGGGCTTTTCCAGCAGGTGGATGCCCATGGCGGCGCAGCGCCGCGAAATCGCCGGATCGCGATGCGCCGTCACCATCACCGCGGGCACCGGCCGGTCGGATGCGGCGCGCAGCGCCTCGATCGCGGCAAACCCGGTGTCGCCGTTCTCCAGGTGGTAATCGGCCAGGATCACGTCGGGGGGTTCGTCCCCCATCGTGGCCAGCGCCTCGGCCGTGTCGCCGGCGATGCGGGGCACCATGCCAAGCCGGTCGCGCAGGATCATCTGATAGGCACGGCGCATCTCGGGGTCGTTCTCGACCACCAGGGCCACGCGGCCGCGCAGCGCGGGCAGCGGCGCGACGGCAAGGCGCGGTGTGTCCGACAGCGCCTGCACCAGGGGCAGGCCGACGCGGAACACCGTGCCGCGCATCGCCTCGGACGACAGGCTGATCGGATGGCCCAGCTTGGCGCAGGCCCGGCGCACGATGGACAGGCCCAGCCCCATGCCAGGCGTCGCGCTGTCATGAGTCAGGCGCTGGAATTCGTCAAAGATGCGGTTGCGGTCCACGGCGGGAATGCCCATCCCGGTGTCATAGACCGACAGCCAGCACATCGCTCCCTTGCGCCGCGCACCCACCGCGACGCCGCCGCGATGGGTGTACTTGATCGCGTTCGACACCAGGTTCTGCGCGATGCGGCGCAGGAAGATCGGGTCGCTGTCCACGACCGTGGTCGTGGGCATGAACCGCAGCCGCAACCCCTTGGCCTGAGCCACGGGCGCGAATTCGGCGGCCAGCCTGCGGAACAGGTCATCCAGCGGCACGGGCTGCCGGTTGAACTCGATCCGCTGGCTGTCCAGCCGCGAGATGTCCAGCACTGCATGCATCAGCTGTTCGACCGATTCGAAGGCACTGCCAAGCCGGTCGGTCAGTTCGGTCTGGTGCGGGTCCATCGGCGTGTCGGTCAGCGCCGACAGGAACAGGCGCGCCGCCGACAGGGGCTGCAGCAGGTCGTGGCTGGCCGCGCGCAGGAAACGGGTCTTGGACCGGTTCGCCTCCTCGGCCAGGGCGCGGGCCACGGCCAGTTCGCGGTTTCTTTGCGACAGGTCGGCCATCGCGCGTTCCAGGTCACGCGTGCGGGCCAGCACCTCCTGCTCCAGCGCGACGGCGGCCTGGAACATCGACCATGCGGACCCGCGTGATTCTTCCAGCCGGTCGATCCGGTCGATCAGGACGGCGTTGATGCGGGTCAGCTTGGCGATCTGCCGGTCGGGCGGATCGTCGTCACGCAACATCATCGGACCTCATGAAGGCCAGGCCCACGAATGTCTGGTTCACATGCATGCCGCTGTGCTGTTCGCCATAGGTGTTGAACCCCGCAACGCGGTGACGGCGGTACAGGTCCGACATGCGGTCGGTCAGCCCCGCGCGTTCCAGTGCCAGCCGGCGCAGGATGCAGTCGAAGGCCAGCACCATCAGCGGCGGCGTGGGCAGCGCCTCCAGCAGGTCGGAAAACCCCTGGATCAGATCCTCGGACCGGCCGAGGGTCAGGACCGTGCCGGTGTCGATGGACGACATCAGCGACAGGCCGTCGTCGTCTGTGATGGCGCTGATGGCACGCACGTGATGGCGCCCGCCCATGCGCAGCAGCAGGGGGTGGCGGGCAAATTCGCTGGGCGTCAGGTCGGCGCGGCGCAACCCGGTCAGGCGGGCATATTCCTGGGCCGCGGGTTCGGCGTTCAGCTCCAGGATGCGGCGTTTTTCGGGAATGGCGGCGGTGACCACCGCGCGCGTGGGGGTGGGGCTGAAATGGGCGAACGTGACCTCGCGGATGGTCAGGTCGGTCTCGACCAGCAGGAAGACCGCGACGCCCGACTGCACGGCGCCCTGGGCCAGCAGCGAGGTGCGGCGGAAATCCAGACCGTCGCCCGCCGACCCCCCCAGCACCGGGACCGAGGGCAGGGCCGCGTCCAGCGTGGCGACCAGCGCGTCCTCCTGTCCGGCCAGGCCATCGGTCAGCAGAAGGCCGAACAGGTGCCGCGCCGGATCGGGGCCGAAATCGCGCGCCATCTGGCGCAGCTGCGCCATCCATTCCGACACCGGCAGCGCGGCAAGGTCCGGAAGCAGCAGGGACGCGGCGCGGAAATGGCGCGCGGGAAACCCGATCGCCACCACGCTGTCGCTGGCATAGCCCTGCGGCCCGATCTCCCCGGCGGACGAGCATCCGGCGATCACGCAATCGGGCGGCAGGTGGGGGGCCAGCCCGCACTGCAGCGCGGCCAGGTCGTCCGCCTGCGCGCCGAACAGCAGGACCAAGGCGGGATTGGTGCCGCGCAGGCCGTCCAGCAGGGTCGGAACCATGTCGGTCCCGTCGCGGTCGGCCTGCACAGCGACCGGCCCGGATGCGCCCTCCATCGCAGCCGGGTCGGTGTTCATCAGCCGGCCTCGAACAGCCGGATCGAGTTGGCCAGCAGCACGGCCTGCGTGCGGCGGCGGGCGTTGATCTTGGACATGATCGCCGTGATGTGGGTCTTGACCGTGGCCTCGGCGATCGACAGCTCGTAGCTGATCTCCTTGTTGGCCTTGCCCTTGCAGATCAGCCGCAGGATCTTCATCTGCTGAGGCGTCAGCGACGAAAAGCGCCGCGCCAGTTCGGCCTTCGCGTCGTCGTCCGCGCTGTCCTGATCGGGTTGGTATCCCTCGGGGGTGACGTGCTCGCCCTCCCACATGCGGCGCAGGCTGTCGACCAGCGCCTCGCGCGACAGCGACTTGCTGATATAGCCCTGTGCCCCGGCCGCCATCGCGGTCGAGATCATCGCCCCCTCCAGATCGGCCGAGATCATGGTGATCGGCACGCCCGGAAGCTGGCGGCGCAGGGTCACGATGCCCTCGGCGCCGCGCGCGTCGGGCAGGTTCAAGTCAAGGATTACGGCATCGGGCGCACCCTGCACGCGGATCTGTTCCACCGCTGCGCCAAGGCTGCGCGCGGTGCGGACATTCTTCAGGCCAAAGCTGATCTTCAGCGTCAGTGCCAGCGCATCGCACATCAGCGGGTGGTCGTCGACGATCAGGATCTCGCGGACCTGGTCGGCGGTGGGTCGCGCTGACGGCACGGGACGCGCCTGCATGGCGGCTGCTGTCATGGCATTCCTCCCTGGGTTCTGCCGGCTGCAACCCCTCCTCAAGGGTGCCGCCGTGACCGCAGTCTAGGGCAGGGTGCACATAAAGCAAGCGCCATGCTGCGACGAAAGTCGGATGACGATCTAGCTTTTGTTGACCGTTCGTTCGCCCGGCGGAAAGCTTTCGGTCCAGACATTGCCGTCCGTATCCTCGACCCGGACGTTGATCGGCTGGCCATCCGGTTGATAGCGAAAGCGGAACACCGGATCCTCGCTGACCGAGATCCCCGCCGCCATCGAGAACAGCAGTGCGTCACCTTGGCGCACGTCCAGGCGGTCGATGAAATGGGCCGGGATGTTCAGCAGCGTCACTTGGTCGCGCTGAAGGCCTGAAAAGTTCGGATGCCGGATCATCAGCGTGCCGATCTCCTCTCCGTCCTGAACCTCGCTGCGCCAGCGCATCTGGCCCATGGTCGCCTTGGTCGCGGCCATGTCCTTGCCCGCCGGCGCCGAACAGCCGCCCGCGGCCTTGACGAAGCGCCCGGCCATGACCTGCGTGCCGTCGGCCTGGGTCGCGATGGCGCGGACGTCAGAATAGCTGTCGACCCTGACGCGCACCTCGAAATCCAGGGGCATCAGCGCGGGACCAAAGGCGTATTCGGCGGCGACGGGGGCAGGGTTCTCGTCGATGACCAGGGTCAGGGCGTCGATGGCGGGGGCGTCGGCCGCCTGCGTCAGCCGGATGGGCACAATGGCCGCGTCATGGGCGCGGGCCGGTGCGTCCAGGTCCAGCACCGTCGCGTCCTGCGGCGGATCGCTGTCCAAATCCATCACCGCCCCGCGCAGCTCCTCCCAGGTGGGCGATGGTTGCAGCGCGTTGTCCTGCGCCATCGCGGGCACGGCCAGCAACGCCGCCGTTAGGGTCAGCCACAGTCTCATTGCCTCATCCTCCCTTGGACATCCTCCGATAGACGAATTCGGTGGTCGTGGCGGCGGCGTCCTCCTCGGCACGTGCCACGACCCCTGCATGCAGCGGAGATTTCGAACAGACCGGGTCCGTCGCCCGCGCGTCACCGGCCAGCGCCATCGCCTGGCAGCGGCAGCCCCCGAAATCGACGGTCTTGCGATCGCAGCCGCGGCAGGGTTCCGGCATCCATGCCGTGCCGCGGAACGCGTTGAAGCTGTCGGACAGGTGCCAGATGTCGGACAGCGACCGCTCCTGCACGTTCTCGAAACGCATCCAGTCGATGGTCTGGGCGGCATGACAGGGCAGCACGGTCCCATCAGGTCCGACGTTCAGCCCGGTCGAGCCCCAGCCCCCCATGCAGGCCTTGGGATAGACCGCATGGTGATCGGCGGGGACGTAATCGATGACCATCCGTCCGCGCAGCCGGACGC is a window from the Paracoccus marcusii genome containing:
- a CDS encoding hybrid sensor histidine kinase/response regulator — translated: MMLRDDDPPDRQIAKLTRINAVLIDRIDRLEESRGSAWSMFQAAVALEQEVLARTRDLERAMADLSQRNRELAVARALAEEANRSKTRFLRAASHDLLQPLSAARLFLSALTDTPMDPHQTELTDRLGSAFESVEQLMHAVLDISRLDSQRIEFNRQPVPLDDLFRRLAAEFAPVAQAKGLRLRFMPTTTVVDSDPIFLRRIAQNLVSNAIKYTHRGGVAVGARRKGAMCWLSVYDTGMGIPAVDRNRIFDEFQRLTHDSATPGMGLGLSIVRRACAKLGHPISLSSEAMRGTVFRVGLPLVQALSDTPRLAVAPLPALRGRVALVVENDPEMRRAYQMILRDRLGMVPRIAGDTAEALATMGDEPPDVILADYHLENGDTGFAAIEALRAASDRPVPAVMVTAHRDPAISRRCAAMGIHLLEKPVSPPDLAEILGRLLA
- a CDS encoding FIST N-terminal domain-containing protein is translated as MNTDPAAMEGASGPVAVQADRDGTDMVPTLLDGLRGTNPALVLLFGAQADDLAALQCGLAPHLPPDCVIAGCSSAGEIGPQGYASDSVVAIGFPARHFRAASLLLPDLAALPVSEWMAQLRQMARDFGPDPARHLFGLLLTDGLAGQEDALVATLDAALPSVPVLGGSAGDGLDFRRTSLLAQGAVQSGVAVFLLVETDLTIREVTFAHFSPTPTRAVVTAAIPEKRRILELNAEPAAQEYARLTGLRRADLTPSEFARHPLLLRMGGRHHVRAISAITDDDGLSLMSSIDTGTVLTLGRSEDLIQGFSDLLEALPTPPLMVLAFDCILRRLALERAGLTDRMSDLYRRHRVAGFNTYGEQHSGMHVNQTFVGLAFMRSDDVA
- a CDS encoding response regulator transcription factor, with translation MTAAAMQARPVPSARPTADQVREILIVDDHPLMCDALALTLKISFGLKNVRTARSLGAAVEQIRVQGAPDAVILDLNLPDARGAEGIVTLRRQLPGVPITMISADLEGAMISTAMAAGAQGYISKSLSREALVDSLRRMWEGEHVTPEGYQPDQDSADDDAKAELARRFSSLTPQQMKILRLICKGKANKEISYELSIAEATVKTHITAIMSKINARRRTQAVLLANSIRLFEAG
- a CDS encoding quinoprotein dehydrogenase-associated SoxYZ-like carrier; amino-acid sequence: MRLWLTLTAALLAVPAMAQDNALQPSPTWEELRGAVMDLDSDPPQDATVLDLDAPARAHDAAIVPIRLTQAADAPAIDALTLVIDENPAPVAAEYAFGPALMPLDFEVRVRVDSYSDVRAIATQADGTQVMAGRFVKAAGGCSAPAGKDMAATKATMGQMRWRSEVQDGEEIGTLMIRHPNFSGLQRDQVTLLNIPAHFIDRLDVRQGDALLFSMAAGISVSEDPVFRFRYQPDGQPINVRVEDTDGNVWTESFPPGERTVNKS